The following are encoded together in the Acidovorax sp. KKS102 genome:
- the ribD gene encoding bifunctional diaminohydroxyphosphoribosylaminopyrimidine deaminase/5-amino-6-(5-phosphoribosylamino)uracil reductase RibD, which produces MTDYTEAALELAHEALYRTSPNPRVGCVLVAEDGAIIGQGSTQRAGGPHAEVMALRDAEQRGHSPQGATAYVTLEPCSHHGRTGPCCDALIQAGVAKVVASIADPNPAVAGNGFARLRAAGVAVEVGPGAEASRELNLGFFSRMIRKTPWVRMKAAASLDGVTALHNGASQWITGAAARADGHAWRARACAVLTGSGTVLADNPRLDVRDVPTERQPALVLVDSALAVPLDALLFGASRRTYIYTAVANEEKRSALEALGATVITMPNKAGKVDLPAMLQDLGRREINELHVEAGYKLNGSLLREGLIDELLVYLAPKLMGEGMGLAQMSPLTSLAEAHALSFHSVERIGDDLRILARLQGRDRF; this is translated from the coding sequence ATGACGGATTACACAGAGGCGGCACTAGAGCTCGCCCATGAAGCTCTCTACAGGACATCCCCCAACCCGCGCGTAGGCTGCGTACTCGTCGCCGAGGACGGCGCCATCATTGGCCAAGGGTCCACCCAACGCGCTGGGGGGCCTCATGCCGAGGTGATGGCGCTGCGGGACGCTGAGCAACGAGGCCACTCTCCTCAAGGCGCCACAGCTTACGTCACGCTAGAACCTTGCTCACACCACGGGCGCACAGGTCCTTGCTGCGATGCGCTCATTCAGGCGGGTGTCGCCAAGGTTGTCGCATCGATTGCCGACCCCAACCCCGCAGTGGCAGGCAATGGGTTCGCGCGCCTGCGTGCTGCGGGGGTAGCCGTAGAGGTGGGGCCAGGAGCGGAAGCATCCCGAGAGCTGAACCTGGGTTTTTTCAGCCGGATGATTCGAAAGACGCCTTGGGTCCGCATGAAGGCGGCCGCCTCGCTCGACGGTGTGACCGCCTTGCACAATGGAGCGAGCCAATGGATCACCGGCGCCGCTGCCCGAGCCGATGGACATGCCTGGCGCGCAAGGGCCTGCGCGGTACTGACGGGCAGCGGCACCGTACTCGCCGACAACCCGCGTTTGGATGTGCGGGATGTTCCCACAGAGCGTCAGCCTGCCCTCGTGCTGGTCGACAGCGCATTGGCGGTCCCCCTGGACGCCTTGCTTTTCGGGGCAAGCCGGCGGACCTATATCTATACAGCGGTTGCCAACGAAGAGAAGCGCAGCGCGCTAGAAGCCCTGGGCGCAACAGTGATCACCATGCCGAACAAGGCCGGCAAGGTGGATTTGCCCGCGATGCTGCAAGACTTGGGTCGGCGGGAGATCAATGAACTGCATGTAGAAGCGGGATACAAGCTCAATGGCTCACTGCTGCGCGAAGGGTTGATCGATGAGTTGCTGGTCTATCTGGCACCCAAGCTGATGGGGGAAGGCATGGGATTGGCTCAGATGTCTCCTCTGACGTCGCTGGCGGAGGCACATGCCCTCAGCTTCCATTCGGTGGAGCGGATCGGGGACGACTTGCGCATCCTCGCTCGCCTGCAGGGGCGCGACCGCTTCTGA
- a CDS encoding ATP-binding cassette domain-containing protein, with amino-acid sequence MALITLLDAQLAFGHVALLDHAGFSLETAERVGLIGRNGAGKSSLLKILGGLAKPDDGSLQVQQGVRIAFVAQEPTLDPSATIFKAASEGLQRVIAIRDQYLSGADGLDLDALQSEIEAYDAWNWEQRVEETLQRLHLDPEAVVGTLSGGTKKRVALAQALVARPDVLLLDEPTNHLDLDSIEWLEDLLLDFPGSVVTITHDRSFLDRVATRIVELDRGQLRSYPGNFAQYQIQKEEQLAQEAVIAAKADKLLAQEEVWIRRGVEARRTRSQSRISRLEQLRARREARREVVGSVRMDVATGSSNGYQGKIVAELQGVSKAFGDKTIVHNFSGTILRGDKVGLIGPNGAGKTTLLKMILGELQADKGTIRQGANLQVAYFDQMRHAVNLDATLEDFISPGSEWIEIGNQRKHVKSYLSDFLFSPARAHSPVRSLSGGERNRLLLARLFARPANVLVLDEPTNDLDIDTLDLLEELLANYEGTVFLVSHDRTFLDNVVTSTLAFEGNGLWREYEGGVQDWLLQSKRSRSLQTGAAAPAKPFPTEISDKNPPERTSNKPAQLSKKKLSYKEQRELEQLPDLISALEAEQKTLHDTLADGSLFGTDPARAAAMTSRAAAIDEELMTALERWTALSE; translated from the coding sequence ATGGCACTTATCACCTTACTGGACGCCCAACTCGCATTTGGGCACGTTGCACTGCTGGATCACGCCGGCTTTTCCCTGGAGACTGCGGAGCGGGTAGGCCTGATTGGCCGCAATGGCGCAGGGAAGTCTTCCCTTCTCAAAATCCTGGGAGGGCTTGCCAAACCGGACGATGGCTCGCTGCAAGTTCAACAAGGGGTACGCATTGCCTTCGTCGCGCAAGAGCCAACGCTGGACCCGAGTGCCACGATTTTCAAAGCAGCCTCAGAAGGGCTGCAGCGCGTGATTGCCATACGCGATCAATATCTGTCTGGGGCGGACGGCCTGGATCTGGACGCTTTGCAATCAGAGATCGAGGCCTACGATGCCTGGAACTGGGAGCAGCGCGTAGAAGAGACCCTGCAGAGACTGCACCTGGACCCTGAAGCGGTGGTGGGCACACTCTCTGGCGGCACCAAAAAGCGCGTGGCGCTGGCACAGGCGTTGGTGGCACGCCCTGACGTGTTGCTGCTGGACGAACCCACCAACCACCTGGATCTGGATTCCATCGAGTGGCTGGAGGACCTGTTGCTGGATTTCCCGGGCAGCGTCGTGACCATCACCCACGACCGGTCGTTCCTTGACCGTGTAGCCACCCGCATCGTGGAACTGGACCGCGGTCAGCTGCGCTCCTACCCGGGTAACTTTGCCCAGTACCAGATCCAGAAAGAGGAGCAACTGGCGCAGGAGGCGGTGATCGCCGCCAAGGCCGACAAGCTGCTGGCACAAGAAGAAGTGTGGATTCGGCGCGGTGTGGAAGCGCGCCGCACCCGCAGCCAGAGCCGCATCAGCCGCCTGGAGCAGTTGCGCGCCCGACGGGAGGCCCGCCGCGAAGTCGTGGGCAGCGTCCGCATGGACGTCGCCACCGGTAGTTCCAACGGGTATCAGGGCAAGATCGTGGCAGAACTGCAAGGGGTGAGCAAAGCCTTTGGGGACAAAACCATCGTCCACAACTTTTCCGGGACGATCCTGCGCGGGGACAAGGTAGGCCTGATCGGCCCGAACGGCGCAGGCAAAACCACGCTGCTCAAAATGATCCTGGGCGAGCTGCAGGCCGACAAAGGCACTATCCGGCAAGGAGCCAACCTGCAGGTCGCCTACTTTGACCAGATGCGTCATGCCGTGAACCTCGACGCCACGCTGGAAGACTTCATCAGCCCAGGCAGCGAATGGATCGAGATCGGCAACCAGCGCAAGCACGTCAAGAGCTATCTGAGCGACTTCCTGTTCTCCCCAGCGCGCGCCCACTCGCCGGTGCGATCACTGTCCGGCGGGGAACGCAACCGTCTGCTGCTCGCTCGGCTGTTCGCCCGGCCTGCCAATGTGCTGGTGCTGGATGAACCCACGAACGATCTGGACATCGACACCCTGGACCTGCTGGAAGAATTGCTCGCCAACTATGAAGGAACGGTGTTCTTGGTCAGCCATGACCGCACCTTCCTGGACAACGTGGTGACCAGCACCCTCGCCTTTGAAGGCAATGGCCTGTGGCGCGAGTACGAAGGCGGCGTGCAAGACTGGCTGCTGCAATCCAAGCGCAGCCGCTCGCTTCAAACCGGTGCCGCAGCGCCTGCCAAACCGTTCCCCACGGAAATTTCAGACAAAAACCCACCGGAGCGCACATCGAATAAGCCTGCGCAGCTATCAAAAAAGAAGCTTAGCTACAAAGAGCAGCGCGAACTGGAGCAGCTGCCCGACTTGATCAGTGCGCTGGAGGCTGAGCAGAAAACCCTCCATGACACACTGGCCGACGGGTCACTCTTTGGCACGGATCCGGCGCGCGCAGCCGCCATGACCAGCCGCGCTGCCGCCATCGACGAAGAGCTGATGACGGCGCTGGAGCGCTGGACAGCACTCTCAGAATAG
- a CDS encoding chemotaxis response regulator protein-glutamate methylesterase, with the protein MSRKIRVIVVDDSALVRSLLSEIINRQRDMECIGTANDPLVAREMIRELDPDVITLDVEMPRMDGIDFLGRLMRLRPTPVVMISTLTERGAEVTMKALELGAVDFVAKPRVGLASGLNDLAAQIVDKIRVAAVAQVRRAPVRDAAPAAGSAGSAAVAHAAPAAGLLGRLSTEKLICIGASTGGTEAIKEVLVQMPADSPAIVITQHMPPGFTTSFAARLNGLCQITVKEAVNGERILPGHAYIAPGGTQFHVARSGANYVAVVDDGPPVNRHKPSVEVLFKSAAAVVGRNAFGIMLTGMGNDGAVAMREMKDAGSYNYVQDEATCIVFGMPREAIAHGAADEVLPLGQIAPALIARLRGTTDRLHHRI; encoded by the coding sequence ATGAGCAGGAAAATCCGGGTGATCGTGGTGGACGATTCGGCGCTGGTCCGTAGTCTGCTGTCAGAGATCATCAATCGCCAGCGGGACATGGAGTGCATTGGTACCGCCAATGACCCCCTGGTGGCGCGCGAGATGATTCGCGAACTGGATCCGGATGTCATCACCCTGGATGTCGAGATGCCGCGCATGGATGGCATCGATTTTCTGGGGCGACTCATGCGCCTGCGGCCCACGCCGGTGGTGATGATCTCCACGCTGACCGAGCGTGGCGCGGAGGTCACCATGAAGGCGCTGGAGTTGGGCGCTGTGGACTTTGTGGCCAAACCGCGCGTGGGGCTCGCCAGCGGGCTCAATGATTTGGCGGCGCAGATCGTGGACAAGATCCGCGTTGCTGCCGTGGCGCAGGTGCGCCGCGCTCCGGTGCGTGATGCAGCCCCAGCCGCAGGTTCGGCGGGAAGCGCAGCAGTCGCTCACGCCGCACCGGCTGCGGGCCTGCTGGGGCGTCTCTCCACCGAAAAGCTCATCTGCATCGGCGCATCCACCGGGGGCACGGAGGCCATCAAGGAGGTGCTCGTCCAGATGCCTGCGGATTCACCCGCGATCGTTATCACCCAGCACATGCCCCCCGGGTTCACCACCAGTTTTGCGGCCCGTTTGAACGGGTTGTGTCAGATCACCGTCAAGGAGGCGGTGAATGGCGAGCGCATTCTGCCGGGCCACGCCTACATCGCGCCGGGAGGCACCCAGTTCCATGTGGCCCGCAGTGGTGCCAACTATGTGGCGGTGGTGGACGACGGCCCGCCGGTCAATCGCCACAAGCCCTCGGTCGAGGTGCTCTTCAAGTCCGCTGCGGCGGTGGTGGGGCGCAACGCGTTTGGCATCATGCTCACAGGCATGGGCAATGACGGTGCGGTGGCCATGCGGGAGATGAAAGATGCGGGCAGCTACAACTACGTGCAAGACGAAGCAACCTGCATCGTGTTTGGCATGCCGCGCGAGGCCATTGCCCACGGCGCTGCCGATGAGGTGTTGCCGCTGGGGCAGATCGCTCCGGCCTTGATCGCCCGGTTGCGCGGAACGACGGACCGTTTGCACCATCGCATCTGA
- the cheD gene encoding chemoreceptor glutamine deamidase CheD, with the protein MTNIPTGSSLSSAPAVPGTAERRRAPRIAPLSADIYASGNGPARESSLQELKARSRKPGEASFFYLDHHFQHNAVKVLPGEYFVSDENMVIMTVLGSCIAACLWDSRARVGGMNHFMLPDGDLADASGRYGSYAMELLINEMLKLGARRETMQAKIFGGAQVMHNFTTMNVGERNTNFVLNYLHTERIPIVSEDVLDIYPRKVVFFPVTGKAMVKRLAHAHPEALVAQEVRGNAATVAKTTSGGSVDLF; encoded by the coding sequence ATGACCAACATTCCCACAGGTTCATCCCTTTCCAGTGCTCCAGCGGTGCCCGGCACGGCCGAAAGGCGCCGCGCTCCGCGCATCGCACCGCTGAGTGCGGACATCTACGCATCAGGCAATGGTCCCGCAAGGGAATCTTCGCTACAGGAACTCAAGGCCCGCAGCCGCAAGCCGGGAGAGGCCTCGTTTTTCTATCTCGATCACCACTTCCAGCACAACGCTGTGAAAGTGCTGCCAGGCGAGTACTTTGTGTCGGATGAGAACATGGTCATCATGACCGTGCTCGGTTCCTGCATCGCTGCCTGCCTCTGGGACAGTCGCGCACGCGTGGGAGGGATGAACCATTTCATGCTACCTGACGGCGACCTGGCGGATGCATCGGGGCGTTATGGCTCCTATGCGATGGAGTTGTTGATCAACGAAATGCTCAAGCTGGGGGCCCGCCGCGAAACCATGCAGGCCAAAATTTTTGGTGGTGCCCAGGTGATGCACAACTTCACCACCATGAACGTGGGTGAGCGCAATACGAATTTTGTGCTGAACTATCTGCACACCGAGCGCATTCCCATCGTCTCCGAGGACGTGCTGGACATCTACCCGCGTAAGGTGGTTTTCTTTCCGGTGACTGGCAAGGCGATGGTGAAGCGGCTGGCACATGCCCATCCCGAAGCACTCGTGGCCCAGGAGGTCCGGGGCAACGCGGCCACCGTGGCCAAGACCACATCGGGTGGTTCTGTGGATCTGTTTTGA
- a CDS encoding CheR family methyltransferase — MAQTTSASASVRSGPARVDPAYAAAAAPSGPLAQGREFVWTNADFARVQALIYQRAGISLHDGKHAMVYSRLSRRLRDTGHTSFHDYLSWLETHDGPEWQEFVNALTTNLTAFFREQHHFEIFASHLRSKPSANWRVWCNAASTGEEPYSIVITALEALGANASFKLTASDIDSRVLATAAQGVYRLDSVKGLSPERLQKFFLKGKGGNAGMVRAKPELRRAIDFMSVNLIRDDWPFKEPFDVVFCRNVMIYFDAPTQRRVLERIHRVLKPGGMLFVGHAENFSESKDLFTLRGKTVYERR; from the coding sequence ATGGCCCAAACCACCAGTGCTTCGGCGTCAGTCCGGTCAGGCCCTGCTAGGGTAGATCCTGCATATGCCGCAGCGGCGGCGCCCTCTGGCCCTTTGGCCCAGGGGCGTGAATTTGTCTGGACCAATGCAGACTTTGCCCGTGTACAGGCGCTGATCTATCAGCGCGCTGGCATCAGCTTGCACGATGGCAAGCACGCCATGGTCTACAGCCGCCTGTCGCGGCGGCTGCGCGACACGGGGCATACCAGTTTTCACGACTACCTGAGCTGGCTAGAGACCCACGACGGGCCAGAGTGGCAGGAGTTCGTGAATGCGCTGACCACCAACCTCACGGCATTTTTTCGCGAGCAGCATCATTTCGAGATTTTTGCCTCGCACCTGCGCTCCAAGCCATCTGCCAACTGGCGGGTCTGGTGCAACGCGGCCTCCACGGGCGAAGAGCCGTATTCCATCGTGATCACCGCTCTGGAGGCGCTGGGTGCCAACGCCTCTTTCAAGTTGACAGCCAGTGATATTGATTCGCGTGTGCTGGCCACTGCGGCGCAGGGTGTGTACCGGCTCGACAGCGTCAAGGGTTTGAGTCCGGAGCGTCTGCAGAAATTCTTTCTCAAAGGTAAAGGCGGCAACGCGGGCATGGTCCGCGCCAAGCCGGAGTTGCGGCGCGCCATCGACTTCATGAGTGTGAACCTCATCCGGGACGATTGGCCGTTCAAGGAGCCTTTTGACGTGGTGTTCTGCCGTAACGTGATGATTTACTTTGATGCACCCACGCAGCGGCGCGTGCTCGAAAGAATCCACCGCGTGCTCAAGCCGGGTGGCATGCTGTTTGTGGGGCACGCGGAGAACTTCAGCGAGTCCAAAGATCTGTTCACCCTGCGTGGTAAGACGGTGTACGAGCGCCGCTGA
- a CDS encoding chemotaxis protein CheW: MSVIGKTADAAPTGAREYLTFRLDQEEYGIDILKVQEIRGYEPPTRIANAPDFIKGVVNLRGTIVPIVDMRIKFNCAQADYNSFTVVIILNLRNRVVGIVVDSVSDVMELTPESIRSAPDIESAIDNSCILGLGSVGERMLILLDIEKLMSSVDMGLVTANE; this comes from the coding sequence ATGAGTGTGATCGGTAAAACTGCAGACGCTGCACCCACGGGCGCGCGTGAATATCTGACGTTCCGCCTCGACCAGGAAGAGTACGGCATCGACATCCTGAAGGTGCAGGAAATCCGCGGCTACGAACCTCCGACCCGCATTGCGAACGCTCCGGACTTCATCAAGGGCGTGGTCAATTTGCGCGGCACGATTGTTCCTATCGTGGACATGCGCATCAAGTTCAACTGTGCGCAGGCGGACTACAACAGTTTCACCGTGGTCATCATCCTCAACCTGCGCAACCGGGTGGTAGGTATCGTGGTGGACTCGGTGAGCGATGTGATGGAGTTGACGCCAGAGAGCATCCGGTCGGCCCCCGATATCGAGAGCGCGATCGACAACAGCTGCATCCTGGGCCTGGGGTCCGTGGGCGAGCGCATGCTGATCTTGCTGGATATTGAAAAGCTCATGTCCAGCGTGGACATGGGTCTGGTCACAGCCAACGAGTAA
- a CDS encoding chemotaxis protein CheA, with amino-acid sequence MAETYQEGSGAGADFDLSQFYQIFFEEAGENLDQMEQMLLNLDLSSANDEELNGIFRCAHSIKGGSATFGFSDVAELTHQMESLLDRLRRHELQPIPQMVDVLLESADASRSLLARHQAGGQGEAVSTTSLVRRISDLAAGLVPDDAAPVAAPPPPPAPAPVAVAPAPAPKASAPAVPGQARQLEIQIGPLDRPEQADAIKELFRDIPGLGAIRDVPGSQANTRVFAVETTSTNDDLLDLFAFHVAKEQVLIRDAAASGEAAAAEADDEPVVAVDTSGGEAPYGFFNGAPGAPHGEAAAAAHAPVAQAPKAAPKASAEPKVAMQAQMESTTIRVDVKKVDQLINLVGELVITQAMLAQNSRGLDAGAYQQLLAGLADLDRNTRDLQESVMSIRMIPMSIVFSRFPRMLRDLANKLGKKVELVTLGEATELDKGLVEKITDPLTHLVRNSCDHGIEMPADRLAKGKSEHGTITLSASHQGGSIVIEVRDDGRGLSREKILSKAQERGIEVSDQMSDADVWQLIFAPGFSTADEVTDVSGRGVGMDVVKRNIAALNGSVEIDSAEGYGMKVSVRLPLTLAIMDGMSVGVGEEVYILPLSSVVESFQVNADDVSTVAQGSQLVKVRDEYMPVIALEKIFQVPRFDLNKSSNIMVVVEADGSRVALLVDELLGQHQVVVKNLESNYRKVPNVSGATILGDGTVALILDTGGLVRRARH; translated from the coding sequence ATGGCGGAAACCTACCAAGAAGGATCAGGTGCAGGCGCTGACTTCGACCTCAGCCAGTTCTATCAGATCTTTTTCGAGGAAGCGGGTGAGAACCTCGACCAGATGGAGCAGATGCTCCTGAATCTGGACCTGAGCAGTGCCAACGACGAAGAGCTCAACGGTATCTTCCGCTGCGCTCACTCGATCAAAGGCGGCTCCGCCACTTTCGGATTTTCGGATGTGGCCGAACTGACCCATCAGATGGAGTCCCTGCTCGATCGCCTGCGCCGTCATGAATTGCAACCCATCCCTCAGATGGTGGATGTTTTGCTGGAATCTGCGGATGCTTCGCGCAGCCTGCTGGCCCGGCATCAGGCGGGTGGGCAGGGTGAAGCGGTTTCCACTACCTCCTTGGTGCGTCGCATCAGTGATCTGGCTGCGGGTTTGGTCCCCGACGACGCCGCGCCTGTGGCTGCCCCTCCGCCTCCTCCTGCGCCCGCGCCTGTCGCGGTCGCCCCGGCTCCCGCACCCAAGGCTTCTGCGCCTGCTGTGCCAGGGCAGGCGCGGCAGCTGGAAATCCAGATCGGTCCACTGGACCGCCCCGAGCAGGCCGATGCGATCAAAGAGTTGTTCAGAGATATCCCTGGTTTGGGCGCAATCCGCGATGTTCCCGGCAGCCAAGCGAATACACGGGTCTTTGCGGTCGAAACGACGTCCACCAACGACGATTTGCTGGACCTGTTTGCGTTCCATGTTGCCAAAGAGCAGGTACTGATTCGTGACGCAGCCGCCTCTGGCGAGGCTGCCGCCGCAGAGGCAGACGACGAGCCGGTGGTTGCCGTAGATACCTCCGGGGGCGAGGCGCCTTACGGATTCTTCAATGGCGCTCCCGGCGCGCCCCATGGTGAGGCTGCAGCGGCCGCTCACGCGCCTGTCGCACAAGCTCCCAAAGCTGCTCCCAAGGCGAGCGCCGAGCCCAAGGTGGCGATGCAGGCGCAGATGGAGTCCACCACCATCCGCGTGGATGTGAAGAAAGTCGATCAACTGATCAACCTGGTGGGTGAACTGGTGATCACGCAGGCCATGCTGGCGCAGAACAGCCGGGGCCTCGATGCTGGGGCCTATCAGCAATTGCTGGCCGGGCTGGCCGATCTGGATCGCAACACACGCGACTTGCAAGAGTCGGTGATGTCGATCCGCATGATTCCAATGTCCATCGTTTTCAGCCGCTTCCCACGCATGCTGCGCGATCTGGCGAACAAGCTGGGCAAGAAGGTGGAACTGGTGACCCTGGGTGAAGCCACCGAATTGGACAAGGGCCTAGTCGAAAAGATCACCGACCCGCTGACCCACCTGGTGCGCAATAGCTGTGATCACGGTATCGAAATGCCGGCCGATCGTCTGGCCAAGGGCAAATCCGAGCACGGCACCATCACCTTGTCTGCGTCGCACCAAGGGGGGTCGATCGTGATCGAGGTGCGTGACGATGGCCGTGGCCTGTCGCGCGAGAAAATTCTCAGCAAGGCCCAGGAGCGCGGCATTGAGGTGTCCGATCAGATGAGCGATGCCGACGTCTGGCAGCTGATTTTTGCTCCAGGCTTCTCCACCGCCGACGAGGTGACGGATGTGTCCGGTCGTGGTGTCGGCATGGACGTGGTCAAACGCAATATTGCAGCGCTCAATGGCTCGGTGGAGATCGATTCGGCAGAGGGCTACGGCATGAAGGTGTCCGTGCGCCTTCCGCTGACGCTCGCCATCATGGATGGCATGTCGGTGGGCGTGGGCGAAGAGGTGTACATCCTTCCCCTGTCGTCGGTGGTGGAATCGTTCCAGGTCAATGCGGACGATGTCAGCACCGTGGCGCAAGGCTCGCAGCTCGTCAAGGTGCGCGACGAATACATGCCTGTCATCGCACTGGAGAAGATCTTCCAGGTCCCGCGCTTTGACCTCAACAAATCCAGCAACATCATGGTGGTGGTTGAGGCGGACGGAAGCCGTGTGGCCTTGCTGGTGGATGAGTTGCTGGGCCAGCACCAGGTGGTCGTCAAGAACCTGGAGTCGAACTATCGCAAGGTGCCCAATGTGTCGGGCGCCACCATTTTGGGTGACGGCACCGTGGCCTTGATTTTGGACACGGGTGGTTTGGTGCGCCGGGCGCGCCACTAG
- a CDS encoding response regulator, with the protein MQSILAVDDSPSMRKMVSFTLTGAGYHVVEAVDGQDALEKAETHNIDLVLADQNMPRLDGIGLTRKLREHPKFKTIPILILTTESSDQMKQAGRTAGATGWLVKPFDPNRLIEVIQKVIR; encoded by the coding sequence ATGCAATCGATCCTTGCCGTTGATGATTCACCTTCCATGCGCAAAATGGTGTCGTTCACCCTGACTGGTGCCGGCTATCACGTCGTGGAGGCAGTGGATGGGCAAGATGCCCTCGAAAAGGCTGAGACGCACAACATCGACTTGGTGTTGGCCGACCAGAACATGCCGCGTCTGGATGGCATTGGGTTGACCCGCAAATTGCGCGAGCACCCCAAATTCAAGACCATTCCCATCCTGATCCTGACGACAGAGTCGAGCGATCAGATGAAGCAGGCGGGTCGTACGGCGGGCGCCACAGGATGGCTGGTGAAACCTTTTGATCCGAATCGCCTGATCGAAGTCATCCAGAAAGTAATCCGCTGA
- a CDS encoding ATP-binding protein, which produces MGLAASDQTLEILHLEDSPADHELATRALRRSGLQCHLQRVDTLAEFQNLIDSGHFDIILADYRLPGFTALDAWAHVAQKPHHPPFVLLSGAIGEAAAVDAMRLGVADYLLKDDIQRLPHVIARTLEVHEARNAREQAIAELAISQRHLAELAEHLQTSIEQERAAIAREIHDDIGGALTAVRFDVAWIGRHSTDPVMQEHATSAADMLQHAIGASQRIMMNLRPPILEQGLVAAVQWLASSFERRTGIPTKLQSSSDTIDCPPEVQLVAYRTAQEALTNISKHAQPGKVDVELSDKEGVLTLEVADNGRGMDATVRDKPKAFGLKGLQERARTVGGWLDISSRPGQGTSVILSVPLPSPDTSASGDAQ; this is translated from the coding sequence ATGGGCCTTGCAGCATCAGACCAGACCCTTGAAATCCTGCATCTTGAAGATTCACCGGCCGATCACGAATTGGCAACGCGTGCTTTGCGTCGATCCGGGCTTCAATGCCACCTCCAGCGGGTGGACACTCTCGCAGAATTCCAAAATCTGATAGATAGCGGCCACTTTGACATCATCCTGGCAGATTACCGCCTGCCTGGCTTCACTGCATTGGATGCATGGGCCCATGTGGCACAAAAGCCGCATCACCCACCGTTTGTGCTGCTGTCGGGCGCCATCGGCGAAGCTGCAGCGGTGGATGCGATGCGGTTGGGGGTGGCGGACTACCTGCTCAAAGACGATATCCAGCGGCTGCCCCACGTCATTGCCAGGACTTTGGAAGTGCACGAGGCACGCAATGCACGCGAACAGGCCATTGCAGAGCTGGCGATATCACAGCGTCACCTGGCCGAACTGGCCGAGCATCTTCAAACATCCATCGAACAAGAGCGCGCCGCCATTGCCCGCGAGATCCACGACGACATTGGCGGAGCCCTCACCGCAGTGCGTTTTGACGTGGCATGGATCGGGCGTCACAGCACCGACCCGGTCATGCAAGAACATGCCACATCTGCGGCAGACATGCTGCAACACGCGATTGGTGCCAGCCAGCGGATCATGATGAACCTGCGCCCCCCCATTCTGGAACAAGGGCTGGTGGCGGCTGTCCAGTGGCTGGCCTCCAGCTTTGAGCGCAGGACCGGCATTCCCACGAAACTGCAGAGCAGCAGCGACACCATAGACTGCCCCCCCGAGGTTCAGCTGGTGGCCTATCGCACAGCTCAGGAGGCATTGACCAATATCTCCAAGCACGCGCAACCTGGCAAAGTGGACGTTGAGCTGTCTGACAAGGAAGGCGTTCTGACCCTGGAAGTCGCGGACAACGGCCGTGGCATGGATGCCACAGTTCGCGACAAACCCAAGGCCTTCGGTCTCAAGGGCCTCCAGGAGCGCGCACGTACCGTAGGGGGTTGGCTGGATATCAGCAGTCGTCCGGGTCAGGGCACATCGGTCATCCTCTCGGTACCACTACCATCTCCAGACACATCCGCATCAGGGGACGCTCAGTGA
- a CDS encoding response regulator transcription factor yields the protein MIHVVLCDDHAVLRRGIRDTLAEAPDIQVTGEAGGYSELREVLRTAACDVLLLDLNMPGRSGLEVLASLRETHSTIKVLVVSMYPEDQYALRCLKAGAQGYANKAGDPVELIAAVRTVMQGRKYLTAEVAQMLADSLAQPTPEAPHAALSERELQTLVKIASGRRLSDIAEELMLSPKTVSVYRSRVLEKLKLSNNAELTVYAIRNQLV from the coding sequence GTGATTCATGTCGTCTTGTGCGACGACCATGCCGTTTTGCGGCGTGGCATTCGCGACACGCTTGCCGAAGCACCGGACATTCAGGTGACCGGCGAAGCAGGCGGGTACTCCGAGCTGCGGGAAGTTCTGCGCACAGCCGCCTGCGATGTTCTGCTGCTGGACCTGAACATGCCTGGCCGCAGCGGGCTGGAAGTATTGGCCAGCCTGCGCGAAACCCACTCCACCATCAAAGTGCTGGTGGTGTCGATGTACCCCGAGGATCAATACGCGTTGCGCTGCCTCAAGGCAGGAGCCCAGGGCTACGCCAACAAGGCTGGCGACCCGGTGGAGCTGATTGCGGCCGTACGCACAGTGATGCAGGGTCGCAAGTACCTCACCGCCGAAGTGGCCCAGATGCTGGCTGACAGTCTGGCCCAGCCCACACCCGAGGCCCCCCACGCGGCACTGTCAGAACGCGAATTGCAGACCCTGGTCAAGATCGCCTCCGGTCGGCGCTTGTCGGACATTGCCGAAGAATTGATGCTGAGCCCCAAAACGGTGAGCGTGTACCGATCACGGGTTCTCGAAAAATTGAAGCTTTCGAACAACGCGGAACTGACGGTCTACGCGATCCGTAACCAACTGGTGTAG